In the genome of Streptomyces collinus, one region contains:
- a CDS encoding polysaccharide deacetylase family protein → MVGSGGRGWYAKVLAAALGVTAVAGLTSFWNAQLGSGEGRPDRGVAAPPAPSQGRKAAPVPAGIVHASDAGARGVNITIDDGPDPVWTPEVLQVLRDNGVKATFCMVGTQARAHPDLVKAVVAAGHRLCDHTVSHDVTMDHKSKGYQSEQIRDAERMITKASGGVRPLYYRAPGGAFTPSSRHLAASRGMRPLGWNVDSKDFERPGTNAIVATVKNEISNGPTLLFHDAGGDRSQTVAALRELLPWLKEQGYSFGFPVR, encoded by the coding sequence ATGGTGGGAAGCGGCGGACGGGGATGGTACGCAAAGGTGCTGGCAGCGGCGCTCGGGGTGACCGCGGTGGCCGGCCTGACCTCGTTCTGGAACGCGCAACTCGGTTCCGGCGAGGGCCGGCCCGACCGGGGCGTCGCGGCGCCCCCCGCCCCGTCGCAGGGCCGGAAGGCGGCGCCCGTGCCGGCGGGCATCGTGCACGCCTCGGACGCCGGTGCCCGGGGCGTCAACATCACCATCGACGACGGACCCGACCCCGTCTGGACACCTGAAGTGCTCCAGGTGCTGCGGGACAACGGTGTGAAGGCCACGTTCTGCATGGTGGGTACGCAGGCTCGCGCCCACCCCGACCTGGTCAAGGCGGTCGTGGCAGCCGGGCACCGGCTCTGCGACCACACGGTCTCGCACGACGTCACCATGGATCACAAGTCCAAGGGCTACCAGTCGGAGCAGATCAGGGACGCCGAGCGCATGATCACCAAGGCATCCGGAGGCGTCCGCCCGCTGTACTACCGGGCTCCCGGAGGGGCCTTCACTCCCTCCAGCCGTCACCTCGCCGCGTCCCGCGGCATGCGCCCACTCGGCTGGAACGTCGACTCCAAGGACTTCGAGCGCCCCGGCACGAACGCCATCGTCGCCACCGTCAAGAACGAGATCTCCAACGGCCCGACCCTCCTCTTCCACGACGCGGGAGGAGACCGCTCGCAGACCGTCGCCGCCCTGCGGGAGCTCCTGCCGTGGCTGAAGGAGCAGGGGTACTCCTTCGGTTTCCCGGTGCGCTGA
- a CDS encoding helix-turn-helix domain-containing protein: MPVVLSTASLSAAERGERWHHAVSRTFIPLDVRLLEDDPSPGSIVSNRLGSLQVSQVEAGPQVVTRSRRLIARDGKEFLILTLQRRGSALKEQDGREARIGPGDFSLSDSSRLFRKKVEGAFCFTSFHFPRQDLRVRDEDLRALTATAFSGREGSAALVAAYFARLAREAAHLDAVAGRQYAATALDLLALLIDERSGRFTPQAPETAAATLVRVKDHILRHLADPGLAPPAIAAAHFVSVRYLHKLFQSEGVTVGEWIRTQRLERCRRDLLRSPAPGDGVAAVARRWGFTSPSHFSRTFRAAYGVAPREWRIHGLAGEAVTDAAERERPGGPARCP, encoded by the coding sequence GTGCCCGTCGTCCTTTCCACCGCGTCACTGTCAGCGGCCGAACGGGGGGAGCGCTGGCACCACGCGGTGAGCCGCACCTTCATCCCGCTCGACGTACGACTCCTCGAGGACGATCCGTCGCCCGGCAGCATCGTCAGCAACCGCCTGGGTTCCTTACAGGTCTCGCAGGTCGAGGCCGGTCCGCAGGTCGTGACGCGCAGCAGGCGGCTGATCGCCCGGGACGGCAAGGAGTTCCTGATCCTGACCCTCCAGCGGCGGGGCAGCGCCCTCAAGGAGCAGGACGGCAGGGAGGCACGCATCGGACCGGGCGACTTCTCCCTCTCCGACTCCTCCCGGCTGTTCCGGAAGAAGGTGGAAGGCGCGTTCTGCTTCACCTCCTTCCACTTCCCCCGCCAGGATCTCCGGGTGCGCGACGAGGACCTGCGGGCGCTGACCGCCACGGCGTTCTCCGGCCGGGAGGGCAGCGCCGCCCTGGTGGCCGCCTACTTCGCGCGTCTGGCCCGCGAGGCGGCACACCTCGACGCCGTCGCGGGCCGGCAGTACGCCGCCACGGCGCTGGACCTGCTGGCGCTGCTGATCGACGAGCGCTCCGGCCGCTTCACCCCCCAGGCCCCGGAGACCGCCGCGGCCACCCTCGTGCGCGTCAAGGACCACATCCTGCGCCACCTCGCCGACCCCGGCCTCGCACCGCCCGCGATCGCCGCCGCGCACTTCGTCTCGGTCCGCTACCTGCACAAGCTGTTCCAGTCGGAGGGCGTGACGGTCGGGGAGTGGATCCGGACGCAGCGGCTGGAGCGGTGCCGCCGGGATCTGCTGCGCTCCCCGGCCCCGGGGGACGGGGTCGCGGCCGTCGCCCGGCGCTGGGGGTTCACCAGCCCCAGCCACTTCAGCCGCACCTTCCGCGCGGCCTACGGGGTGGCGCCCCGCGAGTGGCGGATCCACGGCCTGGCCGGCGAAGCGGTGACGGACGCGGCGGAGCGGGAACGTCCCGGCGGACCGGCTCGTTGCCCCTGA
- a CDS encoding MarR family winged helix-turn-helix transcriptional regulator produces MTETVRWLTPEEQRAWRGFVRLHERLGGRLGRLLQSESKVSPADYAVLVHLTDSPEGRQRHQDLARALEWEKSRMSHHIARMAGRGMVVREECPEDGRGAFVVITDAGREAIEAAAPRHVEAVRELFLDHVTPAELRVLTEISERVIRRMDEDPS; encoded by the coding sequence ATGACGGAGACAGTGCGATGGCTGACGCCGGAGGAGCAGCGCGCGTGGCGCGGCTTCGTCCGGCTGCACGAGCGGCTCGGGGGGCGGCTGGGGCGTTTGCTGCAGTCGGAGTCGAAGGTGTCGCCTGCGGATTACGCGGTGCTGGTGCATCTGACGGACAGTCCGGAAGGGCGGCAGCGCCACCAGGACCTGGCCCGGGCGCTGGAGTGGGAGAAGAGCCGGATGTCCCACCACATCGCGCGGATGGCCGGACGGGGCATGGTCGTCCGGGAGGAGTGCCCCGAGGACGGGCGCGGCGCGTTCGTGGTGATCACGGACGCCGGGCGCGAGGCGATCGAGGCCGCCGCGCCCCGCCACGTCGAGGCGGTGCGTGAACTGTTCCTGGACCATGTCACGCCCGCCGAACTGCGGGTGCTGACCGAGATCTCCGAGCGTGTCATCCGCAGGATGGACGAGGACCCGTCCTGA
- a CDS encoding AI-2E family transporter codes for MSTPPDPSASALPRLNDAESRVPGVLRTAAAYAWRLIAVGVVVRVAFSVLGQFHRIAVAVFLGLVITAVLRPVAGLLARFMPRPLAVAAALIGGIVLVLGALALVGETVADQRTGLEKEFVAGIDRIERRLEEPPFRLPADAFDDLQSRIGKLLSDHRSTIISTAVSGASRLVEVLTVLALALFCAVFFTHSGDKQWQWLCDQLPDRARQRFAVGAGAAWRTFTGYTHGILLVAATNAVLVGIALFALGVPLAVPLALLEFLAAFIPLIGSPIALAVAAVVALASKGPLVALVVVALIVVIGQIEGHLLHPIVMSWAVRLHPVVVALAVVGGAVAAGVIGAVVAVPLVAVVWSVYQALRGGTGGPARGAAPAD; via the coding sequence ATGTCGACGCCCCCCGATCCATCCGCCTCGGCGCTGCCGCGCCTGAACGACGCCGAGTCGCGCGTACCGGGCGTGCTGCGGACCGCGGCCGCGTACGCGTGGCGGCTGATCGCGGTGGGCGTCGTCGTCCGGGTCGCCTTCTCCGTGCTCGGGCAGTTCCACCGGATCGCTGTCGCCGTCTTCCTCGGTCTCGTCATCACCGCCGTGCTCCGCCCGGTGGCCGGTCTGCTGGCCCGGTTCATGCCCCGGCCGCTCGCCGTCGCCGCGGCGCTCATCGGCGGCATCGTCCTCGTCCTCGGGGCGCTGGCCCTGGTCGGTGAGACCGTGGCGGACCAGCGGACCGGGCTGGAGAAGGAGTTCGTGGCGGGGATCGACCGGATCGAGCGACGGCTGGAGGAACCTCCCTTCCGGCTGCCCGCGGACGCGTTCGACGATCTCCAGTCCCGGATCGGCAAGCTCCTGTCGGACCACCGCTCCACCATCATCAGCACGGCGGTCAGCGGCGCCAGCCGGCTGGTCGAGGTGCTGACCGTGCTCGCGCTGGCCCTGTTCTGCGCGGTCTTCTTCACGCACTCCGGCGACAAGCAGTGGCAGTGGCTGTGCGACCAGCTCCCCGACCGTGCCCGGCAGCGGTTCGCGGTCGGGGCCGGGGCGGCCTGGCGGACCTTCACCGGTTACACGCACGGCATCCTGCTGGTGGCGGCGACCAACGCGGTCCTCGTGGGCATCGCGCTGTTCGCCCTCGGGGTGCCGCTGGCCGTGCCGCTGGCCCTGCTGGAGTTCCTGGCGGCGTTCATCCCGCTGATCGGCTCGCCCATCGCCCTGGCGGTCGCCGCCGTGGTCGCCCTGGCGTCGAAGGGGCCGCTCGTCGCCCTGGTGGTCGTGGCCCTGATCGTGGTCATCGGCCAGATCGAGGGCCACCTCCTGCACCCGATCGTGATGAGCTGGGCCGTCCGGCTGCACCCGGTGGTGGTCGCCCTGGCGGTGGTCGGCGGGGCGGTGGCGGCGGGGGTGATCGGTGCGGTGGTGGCCGTACCGCTGGTGGCTGTTGTGTGGTCCGTGTACCAGGCGCTGCGGGGCGGTACGGGCGGTCCGGCCCGGGGCGCAGCTCCGGCGGACTGA
- a CDS encoding helix-turn-helix domain-containing protein encodes MGTGVGITAPFGRLLRALRHSRRLTIEELAEASGVSGRAIGDMERGRSRRPHRGTITALAQGLDLDESAYAELLAAARAARAGARPAEGVRVSPLTLPRGVRDFVGRQAELTVLRALAREAAEGRGVAPPAAVVSGPPGSGKTSLAVRLAEEPESPCPDGAFLVDMRGLDDRPLPAGQAVAVLLSAWGVEDAELARLTAEERLARYHELAAGLRAVLVLDNAGSEAQVRPLLPRAGRLLVVVTSRRTLAGLEGVRRVGLGVLSRQESAVLLRAVVGAGRVDAEPGAAEAVGALCGHLPLALRVAANWAATRTHWSLKRLAGRLADEDRRLDALSAGDLRVNSAFALSCSRLAPEAARMFRLLSLLPGGDFSAAPAAVVADVPLPDAEDLLEELLEAGLLMTSRQDRYRLHDLLRLYAAARHRSQDGEERSLAARSRLRHWALDTAVLAGRWHEPDYGMPPADPGRLVALDDREQAARWIRAEGDLWLAAFREAAAHGEHTRVAEVAEAMHWFSDHWVSWGHWVEVYERAAAAGAALGHAALEATHRNYLAWAYWACARRHDEAVESATDALRLAGAAGDVLQQAWAHAYLGWLRDAVGEAASAADHYHRAMALFTEADDVNGYLQVSCGMIRVLRGAGRGEAAVETCRGIMDALADPRHRDRIPDNVREFTVLTALYAVSFVHLDEGRWQDAVDALRSTRGQFDARGWHKQAGKVHLHLAHALACLGERAEAAAEYRAVLALEDRVPADVRDEARAGLAALTAGRPAPLTRFAQ; translated from the coding sequence GTGGGCACTGGGGTGGGGATCACGGCGCCGTTCGGCCGGCTGCTGCGCGCGTTGCGGCACAGCCGCCGGCTGACGATCGAGGAGCTGGCCGAGGCCTCGGGGGTCTCGGGGCGTGCCATCGGCGACATGGAGCGGGGCCGGAGCCGGCGTCCGCACCGGGGCACCATCACGGCGCTCGCCCAGGGCCTGGACCTGGACGAGTCGGCGTACGCGGAGCTTCTCGCGGCCGCCCGCGCGGCCCGCGCCGGGGCGCGGCCCGCCGAGGGCGTCAGGGTCTCGCCCCTCACCCTGCCGAGAGGTGTACGGGACTTCGTCGGCCGGCAGGCGGAACTGACCGTGCTGCGCGCTCTCGCGCGGGAGGCCGCCGAGGGCCGAGGAGTGGCACCGCCCGCAGCTGTGGTGTCCGGCCCGCCCGGAAGTGGCAAGACCTCGCTGGCGGTCCGGCTGGCCGAGGAGCCCGAATCGCCCTGTCCCGACGGGGCGTTCCTGGTGGACATGCGGGGTCTGGACGATCGTCCGCTGCCCGCCGGCCAGGCCGTGGCGGTGCTCCTGAGCGCGTGGGGTGTGGAGGACGCCGAGCTGGCTCGGCTGACCGCCGAGGAGCGTCTCGCCCGCTACCACGAGCTCGCCGCCGGGCTCCGTGCGGTCCTGGTGCTGGACAACGCCGGCAGCGAGGCCCAGGTCAGGCCGCTGCTGCCGCGTGCGGGGCGGCTGCTCGTGGTGGTGACGAGCCGCCGTACGCTCGCCGGGCTGGAGGGGGTGCGGCGCGTCGGGCTCGGGGTGCTGAGCCGGCAGGAGTCCGCCGTCCTGCTGCGGGCCGTGGTGGGCGCCGGGCGGGTGGACGCCGAGCCGGGGGCCGCGGAGGCCGTCGGCGCGTTGTGCGGGCATCTGCCGCTGGCGCTGCGGGTGGCCGCGAACTGGGCCGCCACCCGCACCCACTGGAGCCTGAAGCGGCTCGCCGGCCGGCTCGCCGACGAGGACCGACGGCTGGACGCGCTCAGCGCGGGTGATCTGCGGGTCAACTCCGCCTTCGCGCTGTCGTGTTCCCGGCTCGCTCCCGAGGCCGCCCGGATGTTCCGGCTGCTGTCGCTCCTGCCGGGCGGCGATTTCAGCGCCGCCCCTGCCGCCGTGGTCGCGGACGTGCCCCTGCCCGATGCCGAGGACCTCCTGGAGGAACTGCTGGAGGCCGGGCTGCTGATGACGTCCCGTCAGGACCGCTACCGGCTGCACGACCTGCTGCGCCTGTACGCGGCGGCCCGGCACCGCTCGCAGGACGGGGAGGAGAGGTCGCTCGCCGCGCGGTCCCGGTTACGGCACTGGGCACTGGACACGGCCGTCCTCGCCGGACGCTGGCACGAGCCGGACTACGGGATGCCACCGGCGGATCCCGGCCGGCTGGTCGCCCTGGACGACCGTGAGCAGGCGGCGCGCTGGATCAGGGCCGAGGGCGACCTCTGGCTGGCCGCGTTCCGGGAGGCCGCGGCCCACGGCGAGCACACGCGGGTCGCCGAGGTCGCGGAGGCCATGCACTGGTTCTCCGACCACTGGGTGTCCTGGGGTCACTGGGTCGAGGTCTACGAGCGTGCCGCGGCGGCCGGGGCGGCCCTGGGTCACGCCGCGCTGGAGGCGACCCACCGCAACTACCTCGCCTGGGCGTACTGGGCCTGCGCACGCCGGCACGACGAGGCGGTGGAGTCGGCCACGGACGCGCTGCGTCTCGCCGGGGCGGCCGGGGACGTCCTCCAGCAGGCGTGGGCGCACGCGTACCTCGGCTGGCTGCGGGACGCCGTCGGCGAGGCGGCGTCCGCGGCCGACCACTATCACCGTGCCATGGCGCTGTTCACCGAGGCGGACGACGTCAACGGCTACCTCCAGGTGTCCTGCGGGATGATCCGGGTGCTGCGCGGGGCGGGGCGCGGTGAGGCGGCCGTGGAGACCTGCCGGGGCATCATGGACGCGCTCGCGGATCCCCGCCACCGGGACCGGATCCCCGACAACGTCCGCGAGTTCACCGTCCTGACCGCGCTCTACGCGGTGTCGTTCGTCCATCTCGACGAGGGGCGGTGGCAGGACGCCGTCGACGCGCTGCGCTCGACCCGCGGGCAGTTCGACGCCCGAGGATGGCACAAGCAGGCAGGCAAGGTGCACCTGCATCTGGCCCATGCGCTGGCGTGTCTCGGCGAGCGGGCCGAGGCCGCCGCGGAGTACCGGGCCGTGCTCGCCCTGGAGGACCGCGTGCCCGCGGACGTGCGGGACGAGGCCCGCGCGGGTCTCGCCGCGCTGACCGCGGGGCGGCCGGCGCCGCTCACCCGGTTCGCGCAGTGA
- a CDS encoding pirin family protein: protein MSNVETDPVALRCGTAVDGDRPATAPRVDVLSAREVPLGGPRALLVRRTLPQRARTLIGAWCFADHYGPVDAGGTGMDVPPHPHTGLQTVSWLFSGEIEHRDSLGTHALVRPGEMNLMTGGYGIAHSEVSTPRTTVIHGVQLWVALPEEHRNAARDFQHHVPRPVRADGAEIKVFLGSLAGSTSPVRTFTPLLGAEIVLEPHATVTLAVDTAFEHGLLVDSGDVRLIGTPLHPAELGYVPCGTDTLTVANESGAPARTVLLGGPPFEEEIVMWWNFIGRSHEDIVRAREDWQAGSDRFGAVEGHPGRRLPAPALPNAVITPRGNPARR from the coding sequence GTGAGCAATGTCGAAACCGACCCGGTCGCGCTGAGGTGCGGGACGGCCGTCGACGGCGACCGTCCGGCCACGGCACCCCGGGTCGATGTGCTGTCGGCGCGCGAAGTGCCCCTGGGCGGACCGCGGGCCCTGCTCGTGCGCCGGACACTGCCGCAACGGGCCAGGACACTGATCGGGGCCTGGTGCTTCGCCGATCACTACGGCCCGGTCGACGCCGGTGGGACGGGCATGGACGTGCCCCCGCATCCGCACACCGGCCTGCAGACGGTGAGCTGGCTGTTCAGCGGGGAGATCGAACACCGCGACTCCCTCGGCACCCACGCCCTGGTCCGGCCCGGCGAGATGAACCTCATGACCGGCGGGTACGGCATCGCCCACTCTGAGGTCTCCACCCCGCGCACCACCGTCATCCACGGCGTCCAGCTGTGGGTGGCACTGCCCGAGGAGCACCGGAACGCCGCCCGCGACTTCCAGCACCACGTCCCGCGGCCCGTGCGGGCCGACGGCGCCGAGATCAAGGTCTTCCTCGGCTCCCTCGCCGGCAGCACCTCACCGGTGCGGACGTTCACCCCCCTGCTCGGCGCCGAGATCGTCCTCGAACCGCACGCCACGGTCACCCTCGCCGTGGACACCGCCTTCGAGCACGGCCTCCTCGTGGACAGCGGGGACGTGCGCCTCATCGGCACCCCGCTGCACCCGGCGGAACTGGGCTACGTCCCCTGCGGCACCGACACCCTGACGGTGGCCAACGAGTCCGGCGCGCCCGCGCGCACCGTCCTGCTCGGCGGCCCTCCCTTCGAGGAGGAGATCGTCATGTGGTGGAACTTCATCGGCCGCAGCCACGAGGACATCGTCCGGGCCCGGGAGGACTGGCAGGCCGGCTCCGACCGCTTCGGCGCCGTCGAAGGGCACCCCGGACGCCGCCTGCCCGCACCCGCCCTGCCGAACGCCGTCATCACACCACGCGGGAACCCCGCCCGCCGCTGA
- a CDS encoding DUF5701 family protein: MPETTPDPSTVATALPALSAQAERLIELGVHELAGLSAEEIRTFAARAEAGADARGALLAVHPDRAPASALAPLLRRAGKPGFVVVDMADVDAFTPSALELPGAPLYVVHGIDRGDHMANWSPDEALPALTKEDRTPLVLTEGIHWVLQQPGALERNLCFMTIGSRLRKPDGSFDARTPAIWISNGTGRDGRERRNAPKVGWCWWNNRHTWLGFASATGRRG; the protein is encoded by the coding sequence GTGCCCGAGACCACGCCCGACCCGTCCACCGTTGCGACCGCACTCCCGGCCCTGAGCGCGCAGGCCGAGCGGCTGATCGAGCTGGGGGTGCACGAGTTGGCCGGCCTGTCCGCCGAGGAGATCCGCACGTTCGCCGCGCGGGCCGAAGCCGGGGCCGACGCCCGGGGTGCCCTGCTGGCCGTGCACCCGGACCGGGCCCCCGCCTCGGCCCTCGCGCCGCTGCTCCGCCGCGCCGGCAAGCCGGGCTTCGTCGTCGTCGACATGGCCGACGTCGACGCGTTCACCCCCTCCGCCCTCGAACTGCCCGGCGCCCCGCTCTACGTCGTCCACGGCATCGACCGGGGCGACCACATGGCCAACTGGTCGCCGGACGAGGCCCTGCCCGCCCTCACCAAGGAGGACCGCACCCCGCTGGTGCTCACCGAGGGCATCCACTGGGTGCTCCAGCAGCCCGGGGCCCTGGAGCGGAACCTCTGCTTCATGACCATCGGCTCCCGGCTGCGCAAGCCCGACGGCAGCTTCGACGCCCGCACTCCGGCCATCTGGATCAGCAACGGCACCGGCCGGGACGGCCGCGAGCGCCGCAACGCGCCCAAGGTCGGATGGTGCTGGTGGAACAACCGGCACACCTGGCTGGGCTTCGCCTCCGCGACGGGCCGCCGGGGCTGA
- a CDS encoding carboxymuconolactone decarboxylase family protein: MSDGTTGPASRRIFIDKQSPKAFHSLVQTSEAVRATAAEAGLDRTTVELINLRVSQLNGCAYCLDLHTRKALRAGESSQRLAVLPAWRDTEVFTPVERAALELAEATNDPGDTAAQTDACPAARQVLTEDQISAAIWVAITIGAFNRVSILSRHPVRPHATDQP; encoded by the coding sequence GTGAGCGACGGAACCACCGGTCCGGCGTCCCGGAGGATCTTCATCGACAAGCAGAGCCCCAAGGCCTTCCACTCCCTGGTGCAGACCTCGGAGGCGGTCCGGGCAACGGCCGCCGAGGCGGGGCTCGACCGGACGACGGTCGAACTGATCAACCTTCGCGTCTCCCAGCTGAACGGCTGCGCCTACTGCCTCGACCTGCACACCAGGAAGGCCCTGCGCGCGGGCGAGTCGTCGCAGCGCCTGGCCGTGCTGCCGGCCTGGCGGGACACCGAGGTGTTCACCCCCGTCGAGCGCGCGGCGCTCGAACTCGCGGAGGCGACGAACGATCCGGGGGACACCGCCGCGCAGACGGACGCCTGCCCGGCGGCCCGCCAGGTCCTGACCGAGGACCAGATCTCCGCCGCGATCTGGGTGGCGATCACCATCGGCGCGTTCAACCGCGTGTCGATCCTGAGCCGGCATCCGGTGCGGCCGCACGCGACGGACCAGCCGTGA
- a CDS encoding alpha/beta fold hydrolase, with protein sequence MPYITVGQENSTPVDLYYEDHGSGQPVVLIHGFPLDGHSWERQSAVLLDAGYRVITYDRRGFGQSSQPTAGYDYDTFAADLNTVMETLDLRDAVLVGFSMGTGEVARYVSAYGSARVAKVAFLASLEPCLLKSDDNPDGVAPKEFFDGVVAAVKADRYAYYTAFYNDFYNLDENLGTRISEEAVRNSWLVAARGGFFAAAAAPATWYTDFRADIPAIDVPALILHGTGDRILPVEGTARPFHKALPAADYVEIEGAPHGLLWTHAEEVNAALLAFLAK encoded by the coding sequence ATGCCGTACATCACCGTGGGCCAGGAGAACTCCACCCCCGTCGACCTGTACTACGAGGACCACGGATCCGGGCAGCCGGTCGTCCTCATCCACGGCTTCCCGCTCGACGGCCACTCCTGGGAGCGGCAGAGCGCGGTGCTGCTCGACGCCGGCTACCGCGTGATCACCTACGACCGGCGCGGCTTCGGGCAGTCCTCCCAGCCGACGGCCGGCTACGACTACGACACCTTCGCCGCCGACCTGAACACGGTGATGGAGACCCTCGATCTGCGCGACGCCGTCCTCGTCGGATTCTCGATGGGCACCGGCGAGGTCGCCCGGTACGTGTCCGCGTACGGCTCGGCCCGCGTCGCCAAGGTCGCCTTCCTCGCCTCCCTGGAGCCCTGCCTGCTCAAGTCCGACGACAACCCGGACGGGGTCGCCCCGAAGGAATTCTTCGACGGGGTCGTCGCGGCGGTGAAGGCCGACCGCTACGCCTACTACACGGCCTTCTACAACGACTTCTACAACCTCGACGAGAACCTCGGCACCCGGATCAGCGAGGAGGCCGTGCGCAACAGCTGGCTCGTCGCCGCGCGCGGCGGATTCTTCGCCGCGGCCGCCGCGCCCGCGACCTGGTACACCGACTTCCGCGCCGACATCCCGGCGATCGACGTGCCGGCCCTGATCCTGCACGGCACGGGCGACCGCATCCTGCCCGTGGAGGGGACCGCACGGCCGTTCCACAAGGCCCTTCCGGCCGCGGACTACGTGGAGATCGAGGGCGCCCCGCACGGTCTGCTGTGGACCCACGCGGAGGAGGTCAACGCGGCGCTGCTCGCCTTCCTGGCGAAGTGA
- a CDS encoding GNAT family N-acetyltransferase produces MSQSSAVPSVQRSDTEQLYAILVDGHRAGLTAYRDRGEQRVFFHTEIDDAFAGRGLAAELVRQALTDVRASGKRIVPVCPYVASYLKRHDGFAGITDPVTPDVLTWLEAQLP; encoded by the coding sequence ATGAGCCAGTCCTCCGCCGTTCCCTCCGTCCAGCGGTCGGACACCGAGCAGCTGTACGCGATCCTCGTCGACGGACACCGCGCCGGGCTGACGGCCTACCGCGACCGCGGGGAGCAGCGCGTCTTCTTCCACACGGAGATCGACGACGCCTTCGCCGGCCGGGGCCTGGCCGCGGAGCTGGTCCGGCAGGCGCTCACCGACGTGCGCGCGTCGGGCAAGCGGATCGTGCCGGTCTGCCCGTACGTCGCGTCGTACCTCAAGCGCCATGACGGGTTCGCCGGCATCACCGACCCCGTGACACCGGACGTCCTGACGTGGCTTGAGGCGCAACTCCCCTGA
- a CDS encoding class I SAM-dependent methyltransferase, translating to MTSTFRPDFGLTAQDYGRHRAGFPPQIVTHLYRHGIAFPGKDVLDLGTGTGALARLLAQAGARVTGLDPAAPLLEQARELDREAGVETGYRVGTAESTGLPDGSYDVVAAGQCWHWFDAPRATAEIRRLLRPGGRVVVAHFDWLPLPGNVVEATEELILSFNPAWTLGGGTGLYPRWLTDLATAGFTGIETFSFDLAVPYPPEAWRGRIRASAGVGASLPPDEVERFDEALGRVLGDRFPGEVIQVPHRTWAVVATRGEEG from the coding sequence ATGACCAGCACGTTCCGGCCTGACTTCGGACTCACCGCGCAGGACTACGGCCGCCACCGCGCCGGATTCCCACCCCAGATCGTCACTCACCTGTACCGGCACGGCATCGCCTTTCCCGGCAAGGACGTACTCGACCTCGGGACCGGCACCGGCGCCCTGGCCCGGCTGCTCGCGCAGGCAGGGGCGCGGGTGACCGGCCTCGACCCGGCAGCGCCGCTGCTCGAGCAGGCCCGGGAGCTCGACCGGGAGGCCGGGGTGGAGACCGGCTACCGCGTGGGCACGGCGGAGTCGACGGGGCTGCCGGACGGCTCGTACGACGTGGTGGCGGCCGGCCAGTGCTGGCACTGGTTCGACGCGCCGAGGGCCACGGCGGAGATACGGCGGCTGTTGCGGCCGGGCGGGCGGGTGGTCGTCGCCCACTTCGACTGGCTGCCCCTGCCGGGCAACGTGGTCGAGGCGACCGAGGAGCTGATCCTCTCCTTCAATCCGGCCTGGACCCTGGGCGGCGGCACCGGTCTGTATCCGCGCTGGCTGACCGACCTGGCCACCGCGGGCTTCACCGGCATCGAGACCTTCTCCTTCGACCTGGCCGTGCCCTACCCGCCGGAGGCGTGGCGGGGGCGGATCCGGGCCAGTGCCGGGGTGGGGGCGAGCCTGCCGCCGGACGAGGTGGAACGCTTCGACGAGGCCCTCGGCCGGGTGCTGGGCGACCGCTTCCCCGGTGAGGTGATCCAAGTCCCGCACCGCACCTGGGCCGTTGTGGCCACGAGGGGCGAGGAGGGCTGA